A single Drechmeria coniospora strain ARSEF 6962 chromosome 03, whole genome shotgun sequence DNA region contains:
- a CDS encoding fasciclin domain family protein translates to MRLLAVLSTAVLAGAIVLPSVPLAPKGRRQSPFGLLDPGSGQDDDAFWGSNAPSEKSFVSGLDEATGRETLKAAFDKLASTLALDGKDDHPRLTIYELIHRSEHTTKFAKLVDDHPSIVELLKSTKANHTLFVPTNEAFDHVPAHDKPSKEFVESILKYHVGIGIYPARRILSTHTLPTALDEKLLGGEPQRLRTSIGFRGVTINFYSKVVVANIEATNGIIHAVDHILVPPPYAGRIITLLPGQFSTLLLAYEKTEFVKYIHGVTLVGSTVFAPSNDAFKRLGIRANAFLFNTEKGVRYLKALLKYHISPNATLYSDAYYDKTGGKDVGASEREHYDLPTLLSRARVSVDISRWAGFSAMVVNGFVGVSVRDGLAKNGVIQMLDKVLIPAHKHRHDGKSADVDEIDVEELMERLDPYLEEHALPGEL, encoded by the exons ATGCGCCttctcgccgtcctctccaCCGCCGTTCTCGCCGGTGCCATCGTCCTCCCCAGCGTGCCGCTCGCGCCCAAGGGCCGGCGGCAGAGCCCCTTCGGTCTCCTCGATCCGGGCTCGgggcaggacgacgatgctTTCTGGGGCAGCAACGCGCCATCTGAGAAATCCTTCGTctccggcctcgacgaagcgACCGGCCGCGAGACGCTCAAGGCCGCCTTTGACAAGCTCGCGTCGACGCTCGCTCTCGACGGCAAAGATGACCACCCCCGTCTGACCATCTACGAGCTCATCCATCGCAGCGAGCACACGACAAAGTTTgccaagctcgtcgacgaccacccgagcatcgtcgagctgctTAAGAGCACAAAGGCCAATCACACCCTCTTTGTGCCGACCAACGAGGCCTTTGACCACGTGCCAGCGCACGACAAGCCCAGCAAGGAGTTTGTCGAGAGCATCCTCAAGTAccacgtcggcatcggcatctaCCCGGCGCGCCGGATCCTCAGCACCCACacgctgccgacggcacTGGACGAGAAGCTGCTCGGTGGCGAGCCGCAGCGTCTCCGGACCAGCATCGGCTTCCGCGGCGTCACCATAAACTTTTACAGCAAGGTGGTCGTCGCCAACATT GAAGCGACCAATGGCATCatccacgccgtcgaccacaTTCTCGTCCCCCCGCCCTACGCCGGCCGCATCATCACCCTCCTGCCGGGCCAGTTCTCGACGCTTCTGCTGGCGTACGAGAAGACGGAGTTTGTCAAGTACATCCACGGCgtcaccctcgtcggcagcaccgTCTTCGCCCCCAGCAACGACGCCTTCAAGCGACTCGGCATCCGGGCCAATGCCTTCCTCTTCAACACGGAAAAGGGTGTCCGGTACCTCAAGGCGCTGCTCAAGTACCACATCTCGCCAAACGCGACGCTCTACAGCGATGCCTACTACGACAAGACAGGCGGCAAGGACGTCGGCGCTTCTGAGCGGGAACACTACGACCTCCCGACCCTCCTCTCTCGCGCGCGCGTCAGCGTCGACATTTCCCGATGGGCCGGCTTCTCCGCCATGGTGGTCAACGGCTTCGTCGGTGTCTCGGTCCGCGATGGGCTGGCCAAGAACGGCGTGATCCAGATGCTCGACAAGGTACTGATCCCAGCCCACAAGCATCGGCACGACGGCAAGTCTGCCGACGTGGACGAAAttgacgtcgaggagctgatGGAGAGACTGGACCCCTACCTGGAGGAGCATGCTCTGCCTGGCGAGCTTTGA